From the Montipora capricornis isolate CH-2021 chromosome 2, ASM3666992v2, whole genome shotgun sequence genome, one window contains:
- the LOC138037685 gene encoding tuftelin-interacting protein 11-like — protein MAIGPVSYRYNFSVDNNEVDVNDTLKILGVTLDHTGSIGSSASDKGTGSGRSSPVVKEKKLFKNTGIKKDASALGTQVFANKMHKTGKEFGSWEKYTKGFGMKMLQQMGYEPGKGLGKEGQGIVMPVEAFKRKGRGALGIYGPERSKKAQQACRDTDNQGEEQEEDHNNDEIDELLMIILDMETLFRNYSLKIMDRCTPSGTEPLS, from the exons ATGGCTATAGGTCCAGTATCATATCGTTATAACTTCAGTGTGGATAACAATGAAGTGGACGTCAATGATACACTTAAAATCCTTGGTGTTACATTAGATC ATACAGGTAGCATCGGCAGCAGTGCAAGTGACAAGGGAACTGGTTCAGGAAGGAGCTCTCCTGTTGTTAAAGAGAAGAAATTGTTTAAAAACACTGGAATAAAAAAAGATGCAAGCGCACTGG GCACACAAGTGTTTGCTAATAAAATGCATAAGACTGGAAA GGAATTTGGTTCGTGGGAGAAATACACAAAAGGATTTGGAATGAAAATGCTTCAACAG ATGGGTTATGAACCTGGCAAAGGTCTTGGGAAGGAAGGTCAGGGCATTGTGATGCCTGTGGAGGCTTTTAAACGTAAAGGTCGAGGTGCTTTGGGGATTTATGGCCCTGAGAGAAGCAAGAAGGCACAGCAG GCCTGCAGAGACACAGACAATCAGGGTGAAGAACAAGAAGAGGATCACAACAATGACGAAATCGACGAATTGTTGATGATAATTCTTGATATGGAAACGTTATTTCGTAATTATTCACTCA AAATAATGGATCGATGTACACCCTCAGGGACAGAACCGCTCTCATAA
- the LOC138037686 gene encoding uncharacterized protein, producing the protein MTKKWLPQTSSPPRIPVFYTLTKIHKSDPVGRPIISGCDGPTEKISFFVDTLLQPIAQKQQSYIKDPTYFISFKENTKIGQDTILVAMDVSSFYTNIPQEEGIEIVCNAYETFHNNDPPIPTHYLREMLGVILTENSFEFNENNYLQTHGVAMGTKTAVSFANIFMAEIETNLMQQNNTKPREWKRYIDDVFSLWDCNRNKVERFIEQANTFRPTIKFTAEISENEIIFLDTVVFKGERFIKESILDIKTHYKPTETFQYTHFTACHSPG; encoded by the coding sequence atgactaaaaaatggcTTCCTCAAACCTCCAGCCCGCCTAGAATTCCTGTTTTCTACACGCTCACAAAAATCCACAAATCTGATCCGGTCGGAAGACCGATCATCTCAGGTTGTGACGGCCCAACTGAAAAAATATCCTTTTTTGTGGACACCTTGCTACAGCCTAtcgcacaaaaacaacaatcctACATAAAGGATCCAACTTATTTCAtcagttttaaagaaaacacaaaGATAGGCCAAGACACGATTTTAGTAGCAATGGACGTTTCTAGCTTCTACACAAATATACCACAAGAGGAGGGAATAGAAATAGTATGCAACGCATATGAGACGTTCCACAACAATGATCCTCCGATCCCCACACACTATTTAAGGGAAATGCTTGGTGTAATCCTAACAGAGAACTCATTTGAGTTCAATGAAAATAATTATCTCCAAACACATGGTGTCGCAATGGGCACAAAAACAGCAGTGTCTTTTGCAAATATATTCATGGCGGAGATAGAGACAAATTtaatgcaacaaaacaataccaaGCCAAGAGAATGGAAACGTTACATTGATGATGTTTTCTCCCTTTGGGACTGTAATAGGAATAAAGTGGAACGTTTCATTGAACAGGCTAACACATTCCGCCcaacaataaaattcacggCCGAAATATCAGAGAACGAAATTATTTTCCTGGATACAGTGGTATTCAAAGGAGAGAGATTCATAAAAGaatccatcctagacatcaaaaCTCACTACAAGCCGACGGAAACCTTTCAATATACCCATTTTACCGCGTGCCACTCTCCGGGGTAA